One genomic window of Cannabis sativa cultivar Pink pepper isolate KNU-18-1 chromosome 2, ASM2916894v1, whole genome shotgun sequence includes the following:
- the LOC133034331 gene encoding uncharacterized protein LOC133034331: MIFLFETRLNSARMEFIRIQLGFVGCFTVDAKGKSGGLALLWSNDYSVQIKSFTASHIDALVENDLGFTWRFTGFYGSPDPGGRMECWKLLKRLKPMFQGPWVCGGDFNEIVDKKEKKGGGPKPVYLMRNFRNTISDCHLRELVAEGGGFTWCNGRAANLVYEKLDRILCNSDWKDKFKMNKVSLLNWWNSDHRPLLLQAHQVGNGQSFNKRWGSRFHFEQAWADNEDCKRIITETWEDKQHGDSIYVLSRLLHTCGSKLKAWNAKQKKEMLARTKDLKGKLESLANSTREEDWITTQKLEHDLNCVEEKKEIYWKKRSRALWLKHGDKNTKYFHFKASQRRKKNTIMGLFDDSLNWKTKETEIEHIAINYFKKLFTKANRGMDLHETLHNCVPHRLSLAENQHLLEPFTDEDIKTALFQIHPLKALGKDGLPCLFLQKNWDVVGEEVTQACLEVLNENADCRSFNETLICLIPKVK; the protein is encoded by the coding sequence ATGATATTCTTGTTTGAAACTCGTCTTAACAGTGCTCGAATGGAGTTTATCCGCATTCAACTGGGTTTTGTGGGGTGTTTCACGGTGGATGCTAAAGGTAAAAGCGGTGGTTTAGCTCTCCTTTGGTCGAATGATTACTCGGTTCAGATAAAGTCTTTTACAGCCTCTCATATCGACGCTCTTGTGGAAAATGACTTGGGGTTCACTTGGCGGTTTACGGGTTTCTATGGTAGTCCGGATCCGGGTGGAAGAATGGAATGTTGGAAGCTCTTGAAAAGGTTAAAGCCAATGTTTCAAGGTCCTTGGGTTTGTGGAGGTGATTTCAATGAGATAgttgataaaaaagaaaaaaaaggaggAGGCCCGAAACCAGTATATCTAATGAGGAATTTTCGCAACACCATTTCGGACTGTCATCTAAGGGAATTAGTGGCTGAAGGAGGAGGATTTACTTGGTGCAATGGTAGAGCGGCAAATCTGGTGTATGAAAAACTCGATAGGATTCTATGTAATTCGGATTGGAAAGacaaattcaaaatgaataaagtCTCCCTTCTAAATTGGTGGAATTCGGATCATCGGCCACTCTTACTTCAAGCTCATCAAGTTGGCAATGGGCAGTCCTTCAACAAGAGATGGGGATCGCGCTTTCATTTTGAACAAGCTTGGGCGGACAATGAAGATTGCAAAagaatcataactgaaactTGGGAGGATAAACAACATGGGGATTCAATTTATGTACTGTCTCGGCTGCTGCATACTTGTGGATCAAAACTAAAGGCTTGGAATGCTAAACAAAAGAAGGAGATGTTAGCCAGAACTAAAGATCTCAAAGGAAAATTAGAGAGCCTTGCAAACTCAACACGGGAAGAAGACTGGATTACTACTCAAAAATTGGAGCACGATCTTAATTGTGTCGAGGAGAAAAAAGAGATTTATTGGAAGAAACGTAGCCGGGCTCTTTGGCTGAAACATGGGGATaaaaatacaaagtattttCACTTTAAAGCCTCCCAAAGACGCAAGAAAAACACAATCATGGGGCTGTTTGATGATTCTCTCAATTGGAAAACAAAGGAGACAGAGATCGAACATATAGccattaattatttcaaaaagCTCTTCACCAAAGCAAACCGAGGCATGGATCTCCATGAAACTCTCCATAATTGTGTCCCTCATCGTCTCAGCCTTGCTGAAAATCAACATCTTCTGGAGCCATTTACTGATGAAGACATAAAGACAGCTTTATTCCAAATTCATCCACTTAAAGCACTCGGTAAAGATGGTCTTCcatgtttatttttacaaaaaaactgGGACGTTGTTGGAGAAGAAGTCACTCAAGCGTGCCTAGAGGTGTTAAATGAAAATGCTGACTGCCGAAGCTTCAATGAGACTCTAATCTGCTTAATACCGAAGGTAAAATAG
- the LOC115718535 gene encoding transcription factor MYB46: MRKPDPSSSSSNNNNNNTNNNNNKLRKGLWSPEEDDKLMNYMLNNGQGCWSDVARNAGLQRCGKSCRLRWINYLRPDLKRGAFSPQEEELIIHLHSLLGNRWSQIAARLPGRTDNEIKNFWNSTVKKRLKNLSSSSTTSPNTSDSSFELKDSSSISMDTNNNNNKIIINNIIPGASSQDQNTMFSTSYLHDLSSPTSLHHLIRPFPAMQFDHHHHHHNNMFGTSNSNEFLNNNINPISSQIAGMVNNNDHDNLGFFGEVVGGIEGELFVPPLESDETTDHHPQRVINMSNNNYLMSSNSTTTSVKAENGDHIHGVETSYFQAHELTVGEWDLDDLMKDVSSSFPFLDFQLQ; the protein is encoded by the exons ATGAGAAAGCCAGACCCATCATCATCTTCTagtaataacaataacaataacactaataataataacaataagcTGAGAAAAGGGCTATGGTCCCCTGAAGAAGATGATAAGTTGATGAATTACATGCTGAACAATGGGCAAGGGTGCTGGAGCGATGTGGCTAGAAACGCTGGGCTTCAGCGCTGTGGGAAGAGCTGTCGTCTTCGTTGGATCAATTACTTAAGGCCTGACCTCAAACGTGGTGCTTTTTCCCCTCAAGAAGAAGAGCTCATCATCCATTTGCACTCTCTTCTTGGCAACag GTGGTCTCAAATCGCGGCACGCTTACCAGGAAGAACTGATaacgaaataaaaaatttttggAACTCAACAGTAAAGAAACGACTCAAGAACTTGTCATCTTCATCTACAACCTCACCAAACACAAGTGACTCCTCGTTCGAGCTCAAGGACTCATCATCAATATCCATggatactaataataataataataagatcatCATCAACAATATCATCCCGGGTGCTTCTAGTCAAGATCAAAACACCATGTTTTCTACTTCATACCTTCACGATTTATCATCACCCACTTCTCTCCACCACTTGATAAGGCCATTCCCAGCCATGCAATTTGATCACCACCATCATCATCACAACAACATGTTTGGTACATCCAATAGTAATGAATTcttgaataataatattaatccaATATCATCACAAATTGCTGGGATGGTTAATAATAATGACCATGATAATCTTGGTTTTTTTGGAGAAGTAGTTGGTGGGATAGAAGGAGAACTGTTTGTTCCTCCACTGGAGAGTGATGAAACTACTGATCATCATCCTCAAAGAGTGATTAATATGAGTAATAACAATTACTTGATGAGTAGTAACAGTACTACTACTAGTGTCAAAGCTGAAAATGGTGATCATATTCATGGGGTTGAGACTAGTTATTTCCAGGCACATGAGCTAACAGTTGGGGAATGGGACTTAGATGATTTGATGAAAGATGTTTCAAGTTCATTTCCCTTTCTTGACTTCCAACTCCAATAA